One genomic region from Thunnus maccoyii chromosome 16, fThuMac1.1, whole genome shotgun sequence encodes:
- the id2a gene encoding DNA-binding protein inhibitor ID-2a: MKAISPVRSFRKNNANLSEHSLGISRSKTPVDDPLSLLYNMNDCYSKLKELVPSIPQNKNVSKMEILQHVIDYILDLQIALDSSVALTSLHHPARPGQVPSRTPLTTLNTDISILSLQSPELPSELMTDDSRTLHR, translated from the exons ATGAAAGCAATAAGCCCCGTACGGTCCTTCCGGAAAAACAACGCGAATTTATCAGAGCACTCCTTGGGAATCTCTCGGAGCAAGACCCCGGTGGACGACCCGCTCAGCCTGCTGTACAACATGAACGACTGCTACTCCAAGCTGAAGGAGCTGGTGCCCAGCATCCCCCAGAACAAGAACGTCAGCAAGATGGAAATCCTGCAGCATGTCATCGACTACATCCTGGACCTGCAGATTGCGCTGGACTCCAGTGTCGCACTAACCAGCCTGCATCACCCCGCGCGGCCGGGGCAGGTTCCATCCAGGACCCCTCTGACCACCCTCAACACAGATATCAGCATCTTGTCGTTACAG tcccCGGAGTTGCCATCAGAgctgatgacagatgacagCCGGACTCTGCATCGTTAA